From Heteronotia binoei isolate CCM8104 ecotype False Entrance Well chromosome 12, APGP_CSIRO_Hbin_v1, whole genome shotgun sequence, the proteins below share one genomic window:
- the LOC132580490 gene encoding secreted protein of Ly-6 domain 1-like, with translation MKSAVCQVLATGFLVLLFFDAVQARECLYCRDLDENNFCKRRDWTCHAGLWGYCFTRKVVVDGKIKWVHRGCAERCINTQTKRRVVKMECCTKDYCNWEVNLWNK, from the exons ATGAAATCTGCAGTGTGTCAAGTTTTGGCAACAGGATTCTTAGTCCTGCTTTTCTTTGATGCAG TTCAGGCTCGCGAGTGCTTGTACTGCCGAGATCTTGATGAAAACAACTTTTGTAAGCGTAGGGACTGGACTTGCCATGCAGGACTGTGGGGTTACTGCTTTACTCGGAAGGTCGTTGTAG ATGGTAAAATCAAGTGGGTGCACAGGGGCTGTGCAGAACGATGCATTAACACGCAGACCAAGAGACGGGTAGTAAAAATGGAATGCTGTACCAAAGATTACTGCAACTGGGAAGTGAATTTGTGGAACAAATAA
- the LOC132580601 gene encoding long neurotoxin homolog has translation MILTQQSGTKKQNMHKILTIGFSVLLFLDAAASYLCFYCHDVLEDNTCAHPEQTCQAGLWRYCFSQKIKLGGFTMVTRGCSRTCRRIYSQIQEEQMLCCEKNLCNKHDLWRKYKKG, from the exons ATGATCTTAACTCAGCAGTCTGGAACCAAGAAACAAAACATGCACAAGATTCTGACAATAGGATTCTCAGTTCTCCTCTTTCTGGATGCTG ctgcctcttattTATGCTTTTATTGTCATGATGTTCTAGAGGATAACACTTGTGCTCATCCAGAACAAACTTGCCAAGCAGGATTGTGGAGATATTGCTTCAGTCAAAAAATTAAAC TTGGTGGGTTCACAATGGTGACCCGAGGCTGCAGTCGCACTTGTCGTAGGATTTACTCCCAGATCCAAGAAGAACAGATGTTGTGCTGTGAGAAAAACCTATGCAACAAACATGATCTCTGGAGAAAATACAAAAAAGGTTAA
- the LOC132580600 gene encoding neurotoxin BM10-1-like yields the protein MVLTQQSGTKKQNMHKILTIGFSVLLFLDAAASYLCIYCHDVQEDNTCTHPEQTCQAGLWRYCFSQKVIRGGITMVTRGCSSTCRSIKSNTQEEQMLCCEKNLCNKHDLWRKYKKG from the exons ATGGTCTTAACTCAGCAGTCTGGAACCAAGAAACAAAACATGCACAAGATTCTGACAATAGGATTCTCAGTTCTCCTCTTTCTGGATGCTG ctgcctcttattTATGCATTTATTGTCATGATGTTCAAGAGGATAACACTTGTACTCATCCGGAACAAACTTGCCAAGCAGGATTGTGGAGATATTGCTTCAGTCAAAAAGTTATAC GTGGTGGGATCACAATGGTGACCCGAGGCTGCAGTTCCACTTGTCGTAGCATTAAGTCCAATACCCAAGAAGAACAGATGTTGTGCTGTGAGAAAAACCTATGCAACAAACATGATCTCTGGAGAAAATACAAAAAAGGTTAA